The stretch of DNA TTGCCTTCATTCAATGTGTGGGTTCAAGGGATGAACAAATAGGTAATGAATATTGTTCTCGCGTTTGCTGTATGTACGCCACCAAATTATCCCAACTTATAATGCATTCAGCCCAAGTAGCCGGAGCAGATAAAGATATTTATGTTTTTTATACTGATATGAGGACTTTCGGAAAAGGTTACGAGGAATATTATAAGAGCACCCAGAAAATGGGAGTTAAGTTTATTCGAGGAAGACCAAGTGAAATTTTTAAAAATCCCGGATCAGAAAAAGTTAATCTGCGAGTAGAAGATACATTGAATAGACAAATTATTGAAAGTGAATTCGATACGGTTGTTCTCTCGGTGGGATTGGAATTAAGTGCCGGCAGTAAAAAAATTGCTGATATATTAAAGATTCCTAAATCAACGGACGGATTTTTACAAGAAGCTCACCCGAAATTTCGCCCGGTTGATACCCAGAAAGATGGAATTTTTATCGCCGGAACTGCTCAAGGACCAAAAGATATACCTGATTCGGTTGCTCAAGCCAGTGCAACCGCTGCGAGAGTTATGCGTCTATTAAATCAAGGTAGCATTACAATGGACCCGCGTAAAGCATTTGTCCATCCTGAACTTTGTGACGGATGCGGAGAATGTGTTAGCAGTTGCCCATACGACACCATTTCAATGAATGCTGATAACATCGCGGTTGTTGATCAAAATAGGTGTAAGGGCTGTGGAATGTGCCTCTCATCCTGCCACTCGGATGCTCTGGATCTGAACATGTTTACCAATTTCCAACTTTTTTCAGAAGTAAAAGCTGCTCTGAAAGATAAGAGAGAATCAGACAAACGGATCATCGTTTTTGCAGACAGTATTTGTACATATAAATTATCGGATAGTGTAGGAAATGCCAAAAACAAATACTCTGTAGATACGAGAATAATCAGAGTTCCAAGTTCCAGTAGAGTTACTCCAAAATTGATTCTTCAAAGTTTTGCTCTTGGTGCAGACGCAGTATTCCTTGGTGATTGTGAGAAAAAGTCCACCCCATTTTTGGGAAGCATTGACGCTGTAGAAAAAAACATTAAATTGGTCAAAAAGAATTTGGAAATTGTCGGGATTTCACCGGATAGAGTTGAATTTTTTCAATTTGTTACTGTGATGCTGACAAAATTTCCAATGCTGCTAAATAAAATGGAAACAATAGCAAAAAATAAAGGGACGATACCTCATGAGAAACGAATAAAAATCAGTAATTCATTACAAGAATGGTTATTCCCGAAGAATAAGGAGATTTAATGTTGAAGACAATTAGGCTTGAAGATGAAAACACTCAATTTTTGAAAAAAGTTGAAAGCATTAGTGGTGAAATAATTACCGTTTGTGATCAATGTGGCGTATGTAGCGGTAGCTGTCCATTCACAGATGATATGGATATCACACCAGCAAATATGATGAGAAAAGTTCAACTGGGACAGTCTGATGTATTGGAGACTGAAACAATCTGGATATGTGCTTCGTGCTTGCGATGCATGGCACGCTGTCCTCGCGGATTAGACCTTTCAAAAGTTGCAGAAGCTCTAAGGCAAATAAATCTCCGAACAGCAATTAATCATATCAAAGTGGAAGATATTAGTCCCGAAGAAGCCAAAAGATTGCCGGCTATTGCCTATGTCGGTGCTTTTAGAAAATTAACAGGTTAGGGGCGGAATCAAATTATGAAAAATAATAATACTCAATTAATGAAAATACCTTATTTCCCGGGTTGTACTTTGAAAGATCAGGCGAAGAACTTTGAACGATCTGCCCTTGACTCCGCTAAAATTCTCGGGATAGAATTTGTAGAAATACCTAAATGGATTTGTTGTGGTACAGTTGAATCATTAACTTCTGACGATGATATGCACCATATCGCCCCTATGCGAAATTTTATCAGAGTCGAAGAGATGAATTCCCAAAAAATAGTTGATAATGAATATCGGATGTTAACTCTCTGTTCAATGTGTTTTAATACCTTGAAAAGAAGCAATCAATTTATTAATAACAATGATCAGGAAACTCTAAAAAAATTGAATGATTTCATGTACCTCGAAGAAGATTATCAAGGTAAAGTTGAAGTTATTCATTTTTTTGAATTGTTGAGAGAAATTGGTTTTGAAAAAGTAGCACAGAAAGTGAATGTCCCTCTAAAATCGCTTAAAATCGCACCGTATTATGGCTGTATGCTGCTTCGTCCCCCTGATATCGGAATTGATGATGCGGAAAATCCCAGTATAATTGAAGAATTCATTTCGTCAATTGGTGCTGATCCGGTTGATTTTAATTCCAAACATCGCTGCTGCGGAAGTTATCATACTATTAGCAAAGTA from Candidatus Cloacimonadota bacterium encodes:
- a CDS encoding hydrogenase iron-sulfur subunit; translated protein: MKIGVYVCHCGGNISEIVDVEKVAKYVDNQDDVVFAKHYSHMCSEDGQQMIINDVKEHNLDRVLVSACSPLFHGETFKNVAKQAGLNPYLIEMVNIREQCAWVHYDDLEKATEKATNLTEMGIDRIRNNNPLEEIKMDIGKSVLVIGAGIAGIQAALDLGDAGYQVHLVEKDASIGGKMAQLSRTFPTNDCAACILSPKMADVTTNKNITLHTYSEITKVDGNLGNFKVSLTHHPAFVDSESCVSCGLCAEACPVSVDDEFEWKISKRKAIYIPMDFAVPNRYLIDVENCLNQKARRKSGKTNVCRLCEKVCPQNCIDFENKPEYLELDIDAIIVTTGHDVFDAGRKPEYGYGKYENVLIAPEMERIIVKKSEGAEVRDIGKKIAFIQCVGSRDEQIGNEYCSRVCCMYATKLSQLIMHSAQVAGADKDIYVFYTDMRTFGKGYEEYYKSTQKMGVKFIRGRPSEIFKNPGSEKVNLRVEDTLNRQIIESEFDTVVLSVGLELSAGSKKIADILKIPKSTDGFLQEAHPKFRPVDTQKDGIFIAGTAQGPKDIPDSVAQASATAARVMRLLNQGSITMDPRKAFVHPELCDGCGECVSSCPYDTISMNADNIAVVDQNRCKGCGMCLSSCHSDALDLNMFTNFQLFSEVKAALKDKRESDKRIIVFADSICTYKLSDSVGNAKNKYSVDTRIIRVPSSSRVTPKLILQSFALGADAVFLGDCEKKSTPFLGSIDAVEKNIKLVKKNLEIVGISPDRVEFFQFVTVMLTKFPMLLNKMETIAKNKGTIPHEKRIKISNSLQEWLFPKNKEI
- a CDS encoding 4Fe-4S dicluster domain-containing protein, which produces MLKTIRLEDENTQFLKKVESISGEIITVCDQCGVCSGSCPFTDDMDITPANMMRKVQLGQSDVLETETIWICASCLRCMARCPRGLDLSKVAEALRQINLRTAINHIKVEDISPEEAKRLPAIAYVGAFRKLTG
- a CDS encoding CoB--CoM heterodisulfide reductase iron-sulfur subunit B family protein — protein: MKNNNTQLMKIPYFPGCTLKDQAKNFERSALDSAKILGIEFVEIPKWICCGTVESLTSDDDMHHIAPMRNFIRVEEMNSQKIVDNEYRMLTLCSMCFNTLKRSNQFINNNDQETLKKLNDFMYLEEDYQGKVEVIHFFELLREIGFEKVAQKVNVPLKSLKIAPYYGCMLLRPPDIGIDDAENPSIIEEFISSIGADPVDFNSKHRCCGSYHTISKVQIVINSAKKIITDARNHGADAIITSCPLCAFNLDSRQKEIKEQDDSFKQMPIFYFSQLLALAFGLDKDSLGLEDNYINPEPLLKEKGLL